In the genome of Desulfovibrio desulfuricans, one region contains:
- a CDS encoding dienelactone hydrolase family protein — protein sequence MHSAKIFCWSCLAVFLAWSVRAHAADIQIRETTQATSQGAVAVKAFFAADQGRHAAVVILHGSQGLEKFRTFYERNAASLARAGFNAYLLSYYNGQDAACAKTVEQRRANFAKRIMAWSLMVSDVVTSILADGRNTRAVGLVGYSQGGFLGADVASRDDRVSALVVFYGGISPTRSPDKRSPAHMPPLLELHGDADATVPMERGKELVDMTRSLGQSAEMVVYPGAGHGFGGATAADAEQRTLAFFQAQLTGHDLLPLP from the coding sequence ATGCACAGCGCCAAAATTTTTTGCTGGTCTTGCCTGGCAGTTTTCCTTGCCTGGAGTGTGCGGGCGCATGCTGCCGACATACAGATACGCGAGACCACCCAAGCCACGTCTCAGGGGGCGGTCGCGGTTAAGGCTTTTTTTGCCGCCGACCAAGGCCGGCACGCTGCCGTCGTTATTCTGCACGGCAGCCAGGGGCTAGAAAAATTTCGGACGTTTTACGAACGCAATGCGGCCAGCCTGGCGCGAGCGGGCTTCAACGCATATCTGCTGTCTTACTACAACGGGCAGGATGCGGCCTGCGCTAAAACTGTTGAACAGCGCCGCGCAAATTTTGCCAAAAGGATAATGGCATGGTCGCTGATGGTCAGCGATGTGGTCACGTCTATCCTCGCGGATGGCCGCAATACTCGCGCCGTTGGCTTGGTGGGGTACTCGCAGGGGGGCTTTTTGGGCGCTGATGTCGCCAGCAGGGACGACAGGGTTTCGGCGCTGGTGGTTTTTTACGGGGGCATTTCCCCAACGCGCAGCCCCGACAAACGCAGCCCCGCCCACATGCCGCCCCTGCTGGAACTGCACGGCGACGCCGACGCCACCGTGCCCATGGAGCGCGGCAAGGAACTGGTAGACATGACCCGCAGCCTGGGCCAATCAGCGGAGATGGTGGTATACCCGGGCGCGGGGCACGGCTTTGGCGGCGCGACCGCCGCGGATGCGGAACAGCGCACTCTGGCATTTTTTCAGGCGCAGCTGACGGGACATGATCTGTTGCCGTTGCCATAA
- a CDS encoding iron-containing alcohol dehydrogenase: MSTELKRMHMGQITSFFIPNVTLVGEGCSKEIPDRLKNIGGVKPLLVTDPGIVNAGILRQITDILDAAKMKYAIYDKTVPNPTDNNVVEAFGVYKKEKCDSIITLGGGSSHDCGKGVGFLASNGGKIHDYEGVDKSKNPFPPYVAVNTTAGTASEMTRFCVITDTSRRVKMAIGDWRCTPSVAIDDPLLMMGMPPALTAATGMDALTHAVEAYVSIAATPMTDACAEKSMEYVNRYLRRAVANGRDKEAREGMCYAQYLAGMAFNNASLGYVHAMAHQLGGFYDLPHGECNAILLPHVCEYNRISSRRRFGRVAQLLGELTQGISADEASRKAITAINILSRDVGIPEGLVALGKKYGKDVREADIPTMTANAQKDVCCFTNPRTMTDADVAAVYKAAM; encoded by the coding sequence ATGAGTACGGAGCTTAAGAGGATGCATATGGGACAGATCACCTCGTTTTTTATTCCCAACGTCACTCTCGTCGGCGAGGGGTGTTCCAAAGAAATTCCTGATCGTCTGAAAAACATTGGCGGCGTCAAGCCCTTGCTTGTTACCGACCCAGGCATTGTCAACGCCGGTATACTCAGGCAGATCACCGACATCCTTGATGCTGCAAAAATGAAGTACGCCATATATGACAAGACTGTTCCCAACCCCACCGACAACAATGTTGTTGAGGCCTTTGGCGTATATAAAAAAGAAAAATGCGACAGCATCATTACGCTTGGCGGCGGCAGTTCGCACGACTGCGGCAAAGGCGTGGGTTTTCTTGCAAGCAACGGCGGCAAAATTCATGATTATGAAGGCGTGGACAAGTCCAAAAATCCCTTCCCGCCGTATGTAGCTGTCAACACCACGGCGGGCACGGCTTCGGAAATGACCCGTTTTTGCGTCATCACCGACACTTCCCGCAGAGTCAAAATGGCAATTGGCGACTGGCGCTGTACCCCCAGCGTGGCCATTGACGACCCGTTGCTGATGATGGGCATGCCCCCGGCACTGACCGCCGCTACGGGCATGGACGCGCTGACCCATGCCGTGGAGGCCTATGTTTCCATTGCGGCGACCCCCATGACCGACGCCTGCGCTGAAAAATCCATGGAATACGTCAACCGTTATCTGCGTCGTGCAGTGGCCAACGGCCGGGACAAAGAAGCCCGCGAGGGCATGTGTTACGCGCAGTATCTGGCCGGCATGGCCTTCAACAACGCAAGCCTGGGGTATGTGCATGCCATGGCGCACCAGCTTGGGGGTTTTTATGACCTGCCCCACGGCGAATGCAACGCCATTCTGCTGCCGCATGTGTGCGAATACAATCGCATTTCCAGCCGACGCCGTTTTGGCCGCGTTGCTCAGCTACTGGGCGAGCTGACGCAGGGCATCAGCGCCGATGAAGCCTCGCGCAAGGCCATTACCGCCATCAACATTCTGTCCAGGGACGTGGGCATTCCCGAGGGCCTGGTTGCCCTGGGCAAAAAGTACGGTAAGGACGTGCGCGAAGCCGACATCCCCACTATGACCGCCAATGCCCAAAAGGATGTCTGCTGCTTTACCAACCCCCGTACCATGACCGATGCGGACGTGGCTGCCGTGTACAAGGCGGCCATGTAA
- a CDS encoding glycosyltransferase family 9 protein, whose protein sequence is MSFYLIIKLGAIGDVAMASIMAAELRKVKPDARLVWVVGRAARPLLEATGIVDEIITADEDAILHGSLPQKIRAVWSVLRKLGRRKFDLCLIPYRDWRYHILRIGVRCKEVRSFRHGRWLIPGRYHGFEYSRLALGKDSDPDAPIALPPVQSAPCITEEMPAILLAPGSPSPLATDRMRQWPLDFYVQLAKMLSESGRTVGIVGIDKTGKLAEAFNNLPVVSFVNRTTLPELLHVLKQAQLLVTHDTGTMHLMGMCGGACVALFGPTLASEKLFPASKNLALQSSVFLPCMPCYDGKEYAECSYLLCMHNITPQQVFLAVCNHMEKLSHPDNAGEES, encoded by the coding sequence ATGTCTTTCTATCTAATCATTAAACTCGGCGCGATTGGTGATGTTGCCATGGCAAGCATCATGGCGGCGGAGCTGCGAAAGGTAAAACCGGACGCTCGGCTGGTATGGGTTGTGGGCCGAGCAGCGAGGCCATTGCTGGAAGCGACGGGCATTGTAGATGAAATTATTACCGCCGACGAAGATGCTATCCTGCACGGCAGCCTGCCACAAAAAATCCGCGCGGTGTGGTCTGTCCTGCGCAAGCTGGGCAGACGCAAATTTGACCTTTGCCTGATTCCGTACCGAGACTGGCGGTATCACATCCTCCGCATTGGTGTGCGGTGCAAAGAAGTGCGTTCTTTTCGGCATGGCCGCTGGCTTATTCCTGGCCGCTATCATGGGTTTGAATACTCACGCTTGGCCCTTGGCAAAGATAGCGATCCTGACGCTCCCATCGCATTGCCGCCGGTGCAATCCGCACCCTGCATTACTGAAGAAATGCCTGCCATACTGCTGGCGCCGGGAAGTCCCAGCCCTTTAGCCACAGACAGGATGCGGCAATGGCCGCTAGATTTTTATGTGCAACTGGCCAAAATGCTGTCTGAAAGTGGCCGCACGGTGGGGATTGTGGGGATTGACAAGACGGGCAAGCTGGCCGAGGCCTTCAATAATTTACCAGTGGTGTCCTTTGTCAATCGTACAACTCTTCCAGAACTGCTGCACGTGCTCAAGCAGGCACAATTGCTCGTAACGCACGATACCGGAACAATGCACTTGATGGGAATGTGCGGCGGTGCATGCGTGGCGTTGTTTGGCCCCACCCTCGCGAGTGAAAAGCTTTTTCCCGCCAGCAAAAATCTTGCGCTGCAGTCTTCCGTTTTTCTACCTTGCATGCCTTGCTATGATGGAAAGGAGTATGCGGAATGCAGCTATCTGCTCTGCATGCACAATATTACGCCGCAACAGGTTTTTCTGGCGGTATGCAACCATATGGAAAAATTATCCCACCCCGACAATGCAGGGGAAGAATCCTAG
- a CDS encoding oligosaccharide flippase family protein → MPKLTGSRDTNKILQGMCIAVFCKGFAVVFSYLLHFVLARMLGSDGLGLFALAFAIVISASFLGRFGLDYVLLRHAALYSSSGQMGVLAAWCRQANLFAGGMALTLTIGIAVLGQWFCTEVFGKPDLYMPLIAMTAGLIPQTLLFLQAETLKGASCIRASQMLQGDGGGVLVFGAALCLSLPLAIPYGVTGAAMGFALASWVAYFAGCGMSARLFAGAHQQDPPAFANLLKLGMPLFIASALSLVVAKAGILFLGAWASATSVGVFAMAQKLALLGSNIQTACCTVIGPKIAVLQKKGDMNEIAAYYRNGTRLIAGLTAVVLGSVALLASPILGLLGADFVQGTSALRILAAGEMLALIFGPTSITLITTGHSREHCIAVGLAAAVMALGGLLIPSYGLEGAAAAVAISTVTQAVGQAVFIQRRLGFFPCIVGVG, encoded by the coding sequence ATGCCAAAACTGACCGGCAGTAGAGATACCAACAAAATTTTGCAGGGCATGTGCATAGCCGTTTTTTGCAAGGGCTTTGCCGTTGTTTTCAGCTATCTGCTTCATTTTGTGCTGGCAAGAATGCTGGGTAGCGACGGGCTTGGACTGTTTGCCCTGGCTTTTGCCATAGTGATATCTGCATCATTTTTGGGCCGGTTTGGACTTGACTATGTGCTGTTGCGCCATGCGGCCCTGTACTCGTCCAGTGGCCAAATGGGAGTGCTTGCGGCATGGTGTCGACAGGCCAATTTGTTTGCCGGAGGCATGGCCCTGACACTAACCATTGGCATTGCCGTCTTGGGTCAATGGTTTTGCACCGAGGTTTTTGGCAAGCCAGATCTTTATATGCCTCTTATTGCCATGACAGCGGGGCTGATACCGCAGACGCTGCTTTTTTTGCAGGCTGAAACCCTCAAAGGCGCAAGCTGCATCAGGGCATCTCAAATGCTTCAGGGCGATGGCGGCGGGGTACTGGTGTTTGGCGCGGCTCTGTGCCTGAGTTTGCCCCTGGCCATCCCCTACGGGGTAACCGGTGCTGCCATGGGGTTTGCCCTGGCAAGTTGGGTTGCCTATTTTGCTGGCTGCGGCATGTCTGCGCGCCTGTTTGCTGGTGCGCACCAGCAAGACCCGCCTGCATTTGCCAACCTGCTTAAGCTGGGCATGCCGCTGTTTATTGCTTCCGCCCTGTCTCTAGTGGTTGCGAAGGCGGGCATTCTTTTTCTGGGAGCTTGGGCCTCAGCTACGTCTGTGGGCGTTTTTGCCATGGCGCAAAAGCTGGCCCTGCTTGGTTCAAATATCCAGACAGCCTGCTGCACCGTTATTGGCCCCAAGATCGCCGTGTTGCAAAAAAAAGGCGATATGAACGAAATTGCGGCATATTACCGCAATGGTACGCGCCTCATTGCCGGGCTTACGGCTGTTGTGCTGGGGAGCGTTGCGCTTTTGGCTTCGCCCATTCTTGGTTTGCTTGGGGCGGATTTTGTGCAAGGCACCAGTGCGCTGCGCATACTCGCGGCCGGAGAAATGCTGGCGCTAATATTTGGACCTACCAGCATTACCCTGATAACCACAGGTCACAGCAGGGAGCACTGCATTGCTGTGGGGCTGGCGGCGGCAGTGATGGCTCTGGGGGGGCTGCTTATCCCCTCATACGGACTTGAAGGAGCTGCGGCTGCCGTTGCAATCAGCACGGTAACGCAAGCGGTAGGACAGGCCGTGTTTATTCAACGCCGGCTAGGATTCTTCCCCTGCATTGTCGGGGTGGGATAA
- a CDS encoding GNAT family N-acetyltransferase, whose amino-acid sequence MKYSIHNITEKRDLLPDVISLGDSQKKTLGFLPENAFEDYAARGNIIVAVSESNEVLGYVLFAQKQNLVCRLAHVCVRPDARRQGIAEELISHLKQHTSHMNRITVRCRRDYGIDVFWEKNGFIARAETAGRGSKETTLTIWELALQPTLLSLMPDSVKIFVVLDLNVLIAAKLENDIVSESLLTFTYSDEIDYRISRYSFNEVNRSSDKIKRQHTRDLLNSFSVVDKCQNHELTESVVAIVGEKHRYDANQIASAIYNRAYSFITNDTKIISHSDEIARKFGIHLYTPTEFVVNYCNDQGKDLYYPAYLPQSEIQFRPIGEYRHSNLFRKYKASGERKHEFKAKTTINPALISEYSLLRICIDGDEVGILISSMKGQQLVIQFLRLKQFANHLHTISIHIIEKILLNAVEMGATEIVVTDNDCGELVVSALLKAAFQQTNKGLVKPVEKGLITPQQAFNRLGINAVDDEMLSAQSLFAVERILWPAKIQGLDIPTYIVPIQPQWAKQLITAKDFQGLLFGTPEHILQTRRVYYRHSKGTMINQPARIVWYVSQNKHPGPNKCAVGISLIDEVDIAPVKNLFPRYERFGVYSWKNILETAGGDPHKEMMAISFSKTEVFKTPVPLKKLAEIIAESEVRKLLTVSPYRIESKTFEMIYQLGFRDVR is encoded by the coding sequence ATGAAGTACTCAATACACAACATCACCGAAAAAAGGGACTTGCTCCCCGACGTGATCTCTCTTGGCGACAGTCAGAAGAAAACCCTCGGCTTTCTACCTGAAAACGCCTTTGAGGACTACGCAGCAAGAGGCAACATTATTGTTGCTGTTTCCGAGTCCAATGAAGTTCTCGGTTATGTTCTCTTTGCTCAGAAGCAAAACCTCGTGTGTAGGCTGGCACATGTTTGTGTGCGGCCGGATGCCCGAAGACAGGGCATTGCTGAAGAACTCATTTCTCATCTGAAACAACACACATCCCATATGAACCGTATAACTGTCCGATGTAGACGAGACTACGGTATAGACGTTTTTTGGGAAAAAAATGGGTTTATTGCCCGTGCAGAAACCGCCGGACGAGGGAGCAAGGAGACAACTCTGACGATTTGGGAACTTGCCCTGCAACCAACGCTTCTCTCTTTGATGCCGGACTCAGTCAAAATTTTCGTTGTATTAGACCTTAACGTTCTCATCGCTGCGAAATTAGAAAACGACATCGTATCCGAATCGCTGTTGACATTTACATATTCTGATGAAATTGATTACCGCATCTCTCGTTACTCTTTCAATGAGGTGAATAGGAGTTCAGACAAAATAAAAAGGCAACATACAAGGGATTTATTAAATTCATTTAGCGTAGTTGATAAATGTCAAAATCATGAACTTACAGAAAGTGTAGTAGCAATTGTCGGCGAAAAACATCGATATGACGCAAACCAAATAGCCTCTGCAATTTACAATAGAGCATACAGTTTTATAACAAATGATACGAAGATAATCAGTCATTCAGATGAAATTGCAAGAAAATTTGGTATACATTTGTACACCCCTACGGAGTTTGTGGTTAATTACTGCAATGATCAAGGGAAAGACCTTTACTACCCTGCCTACCTACCTCAGTCTGAAATTCAATTCCGCCCGATCGGAGAGTATCGTCATTCTAATTTGTTCAGAAAATACAAGGCAAGCGGGGAGAGAAAACACGAGTTCAAAGCCAAAACGACTATCAATCCCGCGCTAATATCCGAGTACTCATTGCTACGCATCTGCATTGACGGGGATGAAGTAGGCATTCTCATCAGCTCTATGAAAGGACAACAACTCGTTATCCAATTCCTTCGGCTAAAGCAATTTGCAAATCACCTCCACACCATAAGTATTCATATCATAGAAAAAATTTTGCTAAATGCCGTTGAAATGGGAGCCACCGAGATAGTGGTGACCGATAACGATTGCGGAGAACTTGTTGTCTCGGCTTTACTCAAGGCGGCGTTTCAGCAGACAAACAAAGGGCTTGTAAAGCCCGTTGAGAAGGGGCTTATCACTCCGCAACAAGCTTTCAATCGACTAGGCATCAACGCCGTAGACGATGAGATGCTTTCTGCTCAGTCTTTGTTCGCAGTGGAGCGCATTCTTTGGCCAGCCAAAATTCAGGGGCTGGACATTCCAACTTACATCGTGCCGATACAGCCCCAATGGGCAAAGCAATTGATTACAGCAAAAGACTTTCAAGGTTTATTGTTCGGAACCCCAGAGCACATTCTGCAAACGCGTCGTGTATACTATCGGCACAGTAAAGGAACGATGATCAATCAACCCGCCAGGATTGTGTGGTATGTCAGTCAAAATAAGCATCCTGGGCCGAATAAATGTGCTGTTGGAATTTCACTGATTGACGAAGTTGATATTGCTCCAGTAAAGAACCTTTTTCCCAGATATGAACGATTCGGGGTCTATTCTTGGAAGAATATCCTTGAGACTGCGGGGGGTGATCCGCACAAGGAGATGATGGCAATCTCCTTCTCAAAAACTGAGGTGTTCAAGACGCCTGTTCCCCTCAAGAAACTCGCGGAAATTATTGCGGAGAGCGAAGTTAGAAAACTTTTGACGGTTTCACCATACCGTATTGAATCAAAAACTTTTGAAATGATATACCAGTTAGGATTCCGCGATGTCCGATAG
- a CDS encoding ASCH domain-containing protein, producing MSDRQSILISIRQKYVESIINGKKRAEIRRMFPDGVSRVYVYVPTPKRHVIGFFEVKEVHRLPVAQLWKQVGRISALSQDYFFAYLSGKEVGTSIYFDEFTVLPHSTPLAELRQRFPKFHPPQSFMYVSEDMEKLLLR from the coding sequence ATGTCCGATAGACAAAGCATCCTGATCTCGATCAGGCAAAAATATGTGGAAAGCATCATAAACGGGAAAAAGAGGGCTGAGATAAGACGAATGTTTCCAGATGGGGTCTCCAGAGTATACGTATATGTACCGACTCCGAAGCGACATGTAATTGGCTTTTTTGAGGTGAAAGAGGTTCATAGGTTGCCCGTTGCTCAGCTATGGAAACAGGTTGGGCGGATTTCTGCGCTATCCCAAGATTATTTTTTTGCTTATCTTTCCGGTAAAGAAGTGGGAACGTCTATATATTTTGATGAATTTACCGTCCTGCCCCACTCAACGCCTCTTGCAGAACTCAGGCAACGCTTTCCCAAATTTCATCCCCCTCAATCATTTATGTATGTCTCAGAAGATATGGAGAAGTTGTTGTTGAGATAG
- a CDS encoding acyltransferase family protein has protein sequence MNKIASIQVLRAIASIMVLIRHSQSQLSGYEIKYGLEPSFLNSIDPRQLGASGVDIFFVISGLVMALVTYTPRRGFAEILPFLRKRVVRIFPPYWLWTGVLIALLLLLPSAFSSRSFSLRDACFSLFLIPYTPTPGNTAPLMGLAWTLWYEMYFYLLVAAGLLVPEKIYPWALGGFFFLCTVVIPSPAGPVCEVITNPILWEFFSGFILGVIFSRGVILSSVLSATMIVFSIALFILSNVSALPFVRWVSWGVPSVLLVAGLLFFERAKKNLTFPAWLVALGDSSYSLYLSHLLVLAVIGKLFVVGGIDKVVPSDIFIFLCVIGCISVNEIIFRFTERPLLRLLRHQKRLK, from the coding sequence ATGAACAAAATTGCTTCTATTCAAGTTCTACGGGCTATTGCCTCAATTATGGTGCTTATTCGCCATTCTCAGTCGCAACTGTCGGGATATGAAATTAAATATGGCCTCGAGCCATCTTTTCTCAACAGTATTGATCCGCGTCAGCTTGGAGCTTCTGGGGTTGATATTTTTTTTGTAATAAGCGGCCTTGTCATGGCGCTAGTCACATACACCCCAAGAAGGGGCTTCGCAGAAATCTTGCCCTTTTTGCGAAAGCGAGTGGTTAGAATTTTTCCTCCGTATTGGTTATGGACTGGTGTGTTGATCGCTCTTCTATTACTGCTGCCCTCCGCATTCAGCTCTCGTTCTTTCTCATTGAGAGATGCCTGCTTCTCCTTGTTTCTAATTCCGTATACGCCAACGCCTGGCAACACAGCACCTCTTATGGGGTTGGCCTGGACACTGTGGTATGAAATGTATTTTTACTTACTTGTAGCTGCAGGGCTTCTTGTCCCAGAAAAAATCTATCCTTGGGCACTCGGCGGCTTCTTTTTTCTTTGTACGGTAGTGATCCCTTCGCCCGCAGGACCTGTCTGTGAGGTAATAACTAACCCCATCCTTTGGGAATTTTTCAGTGGATTTATCCTTGGGGTAATCTTTTCTCGGGGTGTGATTCTTAGTAGCGTTCTCAGTGCTACAATGATTGTGTTTTCGATAGCCTTGTTCATTTTGTCGAATGTAAGCGCATTGCCGTTTGTTCGTTGGGTTTCATGGGGCGTTCCCTCAGTCCTACTCGTTGCAGGCCTGCTTTTTTTCGAAAGGGCAAAAAAAAATTTAACCTTCCCCGCATGGCTGGTCGCGCTTGGTGACAGTTCCTATAGCCTTTATCTCAGCCACCTTCTCGTATTGGCTGTTATTGGCAAGCTATTTGTTGTTGGTGGAATAGATAAGGTCGTGCCGTCTGATATTTTTATTTTCCTGTGCGTGATTGGGTGTATATCTGTAAATGAAATTATTTTTCGATTTACTGAAAGGCCGCTTCTTCGTCTGCTGCGCCACCAAAAACGTCTTAAATAA
- a CDS encoding oligosaccharide repeat unit polymerase, with amino-acid sequence MLTDKIISNIQASSVNLMKLLRINFFDPLQEKQSLLQWTSHWLLACASAALFAGYFLENTDTFITIALYMLWIELIIAGTQWGLCEDNWPTLIAAGWLLACSLGVWNFFGQIYSPGPVPSATVQFLWLLLIGYLALRAGMHIGTRAQGISQGVEKFCWAVSPEHFASHSFWHTIFALCAGSCVGLCMIYAYFGSIPFFSDNPPLARYQFFNGPFTNNLFRFAFRVFSAVSMISSMYIIVLINNNLSLKRKITAFFCVTLTLLCVLGSGSRGDFCALVLFIGIRITFFWPAKKRLLPALITIAFCGATFCILTLSRIRSGLDSLSRVFPEISDAALLIQSMNTHDVPFCWGKTYLSALLSFVPSSIFPFRETYGFGRYSLEVFSLNETSPIAPTYGGLRPTFVGEAYLNGGLVGVILFGVVLGILLGAWRCRQRTIQNCSGGWVMFFLISLLTVMVSDFYGIFYGVVVVTCAAWAMERLFKRLACQN; translated from the coding sequence TTGCTGACAGACAAGATAATCTCCAACATCCAGGCAAGCTCGGTCAATCTGATGAAATTATTGCGAATCAATTTTTTTGACCCTCTACAGGAAAAACAGTCGCTGCTTCAGTGGACGAGCCATTGGTTGCTGGCTTGTGCAAGCGCTGCACTATTTGCAGGGTATTTTTTAGAGAACACGGACACATTTATAACCATAGCTCTTTACATGCTGTGGATAGAATTGATTATCGCAGGCACGCAATGGGGACTCTGTGAAGACAACTGGCCGACATTGATCGCTGCCGGGTGGCTGTTGGCCTGCAGCCTGGGCGTGTGGAATTTTTTTGGTCAGATATATTCCCCGGGGCCTGTACCGAGTGCGACTGTTCAATTTTTGTGGCTGCTGCTTATCGGCTATCTGGCTCTGAGGGCGGGGATGCATATTGGCACCAGGGCTCAAGGGATTTCGCAGGGTGTTGAAAAATTCTGTTGGGCAGTATCCCCTGAGCATTTTGCATCGCACAGCTTCTGGCATACCATTTTTGCACTATGCGCAGGTTCATGCGTTGGTCTTTGCATGATCTACGCTTATTTTGGCAGCATTCCCTTTTTTTCTGACAATCCCCCCCTGGCTCGTTATCAGTTCTTTAATGGCCCGTTTACCAACAATCTTTTTCGCTTTGCCTTTAGAGTTTTTTCTGCCGTTTCCATGATTTCATCCATGTATATTATAGTCCTGATCAACAACAACCTATCCTTAAAAAGAAAAATCACAGCTTTTTTTTGCGTAACATTAACCCTGCTATGCGTGCTTGGCAGTGGTTCACGTGGAGACTTCTGTGCGCTTGTGCTGTTTATCGGCATAAGAATAACCTTCTTCTGGCCCGCAAAAAAACGCCTTTTGCCCGCATTGATTACAATCGCTTTCTGTGGCGCCACTTTTTGTATTTTAACCCTCTCACGTATCCGATCAGGGCTGGATTCTCTGTCAAGAGTATTCCCCGAAATTAGTGATGCGGCACTGTTAATTCAGTCTATGAATACGCATGACGTGCCCTTTTGCTGGGGAAAAACGTATCTTTCAGCGCTATTATCCTTTGTACCAAGCTCAATTTTTCCTTTCAGAGAAACCTACGGCTTTGGCCGGTACTCTCTTGAGGTGTTCTCTTTGAACGAGACTTCGCCCATTGCTCCAACATATGGGGGCCTGAGGCCTACGTTTGTTGGTGAAGCATATCTTAATGGAGGCCTTGTTGGAGTTATCCTGTTTGGCGTTGTTCTGGGGATACTCTTGGGGGCATGGCGGTGCAGGCAAAGAACGATTCAAAATTGCTCAGGTGGCTGGGTAATGTTTTTTTTAATTTCGTTGCTTACTGTCATGGTGTCTGACTTTTATGGCATTTTTTATGGAGTGGTGGTGGTAACTTGCGCGGCTTGGGCTATGGAGAGGCTGTTCAAGAGGTTGGCATGCCAAAACTGA